The sequence CAGCTGATGCCGGGCTCGGGGTGTTACAGCACCGCCGGGCCATTTCTGTTCCCATCATACAACCTGTACCCCCGCATTGAAGATGCGGGGCACTATAGCCCCTTCCACACCATCCCCGTTTCGGTAGACGCTCTTGCGGAAGACCACATAAGGCCCGGCGTCGGGGCTGTAGACGTCCCGCTGCACAGCGACCGAGAACTCCCCCTCCTGCCTCAAGAACTCCCGGTAGGCCGAGCGCAGCTCCTCCAGCCCCGGCGCCGGCTCGCTCGCCACCTCCACCACGATGCCGTGGGGGTTCTCGCCCAGGCGCAGCAGGGCCTCGCGGGGCTGGCCGGTGATGGTGACCAGGCGCGGCTGGACCCCGGCGGCCCTCGCCGCCGCCTCGGAGACCAGGTGATGGGGGCGCCCAGCCATCCCGGGGCCCAACCTTACATGCTCAGGGCTGGACGGGCCAGGAGCAGAAGAGGACCCTGCCCTTATCTGCAACAAGGAAAAACACCAGGGCGCCCCTGTTCGGGGCACCCCGATGTGATAGGAGGTAACCTGCATCAGGTAGCAGGTTGCCAGGAGCATAGCACAGGTGACCGCCCTGAGTCAAGTACCTTGTTGACTTATGGGGGATTTTCTACTAGATTGTAGATTGATAGGAGAAAGTCATGTCCATCCTGCTGCAACACGAGATGGCAATCCGGCTCAGGTTCGACGATGGCCGCAGGGCCATCATCAGTAAACCGCGGCGCGGAGACCCCGCCCTTCAGGGCTGGGGAGGAGCGCCGCGTTCACCCAAAACATGCACGGGGGACAAGGGACGTGGTAGGCTCTCCCCGTGCGCTTCCTCGTCCCCAGGGCCAAGCTCACGGAGTACCTCCTCAACCCCAAGCACCCCGAGGGGGGAAGCAAGGCCCGTTTCTTCATAGCCCTGGGCTTCTCGCCGGGGGCTCCCGAGGCCCTGGAAGAAGCCCTTCTGCGCCACGCAGCGGAGGCGGAGGAGGTGGCCCGCAGGCCGGGCTTTCTGGGACAGGGTCTGGTGCTGGTCCTGC comes from Meiothermus sp. QL-1 and encodes:
- a CDS encoding DUF6883 domain-containing protein — protein: MRFLVPRAKLTEYLLNPKHPEGGSKARFFIALGFSPGAPEALEEALLRHAAEAEEVARRPGFLGQGLVLVLRGPLRSPGRQVLLQSVWYHEEEGAAARLATAYPWKGRRCGSTS